In the genome of Gadus morhua chromosome 12, gadMor3.0, whole genome shotgun sequence, one region contains:
- the LOC115555351 gene encoding uncharacterized protein LOC115555351 — MSQFSPHMRGTQSMRTPPSMSSEFPGGRTERITSFSCRTRPPPLHYEPWTSSVTTDLLHSSVLTNDARLTHDLRLTHDPRLTHDPRLTHDPRLTHDPRLTHDPRLTHNPRLTHDPRLTHDPRLTHDPRLTHCTRLTHDTRLTHDPRLTHDPRLTHVPRLTHVPRLTHDPRLTHDPRLTHDPRLTHDFRKSSSLTPYQAMREMRSKTCG; from the exons ATGAGCCAATTCTCTCCCCATATGCGGGGCACACAATCTATGCGTACTCCACCAAGCA TGAGCAGCGAGTTCCCTGGTGGGAGAACAGAGAGG ATAACGAGTTTCAGTTGTCGTACAAGGCCACCTCCACTCCATTACGAGCCCTGGACCTCTTCGGTGACCACTGACCTCTTGCATAGCTCTGTGCTGACCAATGACGCCAGGCTGACCCATGACCTCAGGCTGACCCATGACCCCAGGCTGACCCATGACCCCAGGCTGACCCATGACCCCAGGCTGACCCATGACCCCAGGCTGACCCATGACCCCAGGCTGACCCATAACCCCAGGCTGACCCATGACCCCAGGCTGACCCATGACCCCAGGCTGACCCATGACCCCAGGCTGACCCATTGCACCAGGCTGACCCATGACACCAGGCTGACCCATGACCCCAGGCTGACCCATGACCCCAGGCTGACCCATGTCCCCAGGCTGACCCATGTCCCCAGGCTGACCCATGACCCCAGGCTGACCCATGACCCCAGGCTGACCCATGACCCCAGGCTGACCCATGACTTCAGGAAGAGTTCCAGTCTGACCCCGTATCAGGCCATGAGAGAAATGCGATCCAAAACTTGTGGCTGA